One Littorina saxatilis isolate snail1 linkage group LG1, US_GU_Lsax_2.0, whole genome shotgun sequence genomic window carries:
- the LOC138978840 gene encoding perilipin-2-like isoform X1, with amino-acid sequence MLELFHIHRERHPMYRQARMEHEQEQPEQIFTKLGELPMVNDAFSQVMDLYERTKGHNCIFRSYLGMVEYTAKVVAGTAVPRIYGTFQMPIDRANNYACEKLDTLESTFPIITRPTQEVMQETQEKYEQYWPYVEPVARPVLIPAKMAYKAGKTAVDVGTAVATTAMKPAVYAVRTGTAVTSAVVNTGKSAVSSMTSGFKATGEKMMDSGLDTALGKFIVEQADVSLDSIEKLMDFYLPAEKESNASNRKERVVELASRVHGAVLAKAKGDLVRAQLILGNFLQELVELVGHLVTLTKDGTQMACKELVDAVTRVWNKFVEYLPPDVAKSVLNVKERITTLVVFLIGKVGELFSQSALMASLAVQNISNLCSHFFTWCQSTPQLMKAGAGQLMKWIEVYLPELAKFIPTILEFLHNLLDKVVDALDVFAVDMPVELSGRELMDVAMGNCNGMEVFQNPPQMGNNVN; translated from the exons ATGTTGGAGCTTTTTCACATCCATAGAGA GAGACATCCTATGTACCGACAAGCAAGGATGGAGCACGAACAAGAACAACCGGAGCAGATCTTCACCAAGCTGGGTGAACTGCCCATGGTCAACGATGCCTTCAGCCAGGTCATGGACCTGTATGAGCGCACCAAGGGACACAACTGCATCTTCCGTTCCTACCTTGGGATGGTGGAGTACACAGCTAAAGTTGTGGCTGGTACAGCTGTACCTAGGATTTATGGCACCTTTCAGATGCCCA TTGACCGAGCGAACAACTATGCATGCGAGAAGCTGGACACTCTGGAATCGACCTTCCCAATCATCACCCGCCCAACGCAAGAG GTGATGCAGGAGACTCAGGAGAAGTACGAGCAGTACTGGCCCTACGTGGAACCGGTGGCCAGGCCGGTGCTGATTCCCGCCAAGATGGCGTACAAGGCAGGAAAGACGGCCGTGGATGTTGGCACTGCTGTGGCTACCACTGCCATGAAGCCTGCTGTCTACGCTGTCAGGACTGGCACCGCTGTCACCTCGGCTGTTGTCAACACTGGCAAGTCAGCT GTGAGCAGCATGACCTCTGGCTTCAAGGCCACTGGGGAGAAGATGATGGACAGTGGCCTTGACACGGCTTTGGGCAAGTTCATTGTGGAGCAGGCCGATGTCAGCCTGGACAGCATTGAGAAGCTCATGGACTTCTATCTCCCCGCTGAGAAAG AGAGCAATGCCAGTAACCGTAAGGAGAGGGTGGTTGAGCTGGCCAGTCGTGTTCACGGCGCTGTGTTGGCAAAAGCCAAAGGAGATCTGGTTCGCGCCCAGTTGATCCTGGGAAATTTTTTGCAGGAATTGGTGGAACTCGTTGGTCAT CTGGTGACTTTGACGAAGGATGGAACTCAAATGGCTTGCAAAGAACTGGTTGATGCTGTCACGCGTGTGTGGAATAAGTTTGTTGAATACCTGCCTCCAGATGTGGCCAAATCT GTGCTGAACGTAAAAGAACGCATCACGACCCTGGTAGTGTTTCTGATCGGCAAGGTCGGGGAACTCTTCTCACAGTCCGCTCTCATGGCGTCCCTGGCCGTCCAGAACATCAGCAACCTGTGCTCGCACTTCTTCACATGGTGCCAGTCAACACCGCAACTGATGAAAGCG GGAGCAGGACAGTTGATGAAGTGGATTGAAGTGTACCTGCCCGAACTGGCCAAGTTCATCCCTACCATCCTTGAGTTCTTGCACAATCTGCTCGACAAAGTTGTTGACGCCTTGGATGTGTTT GCAGTGGATATGCCCGTTGAACTCAGCGGAAGAGAACTGATGGACGTTGCAATGGGCAACTGCAACGGCATGGAAGTTTTCCAAAACCCTCCGCAGATGGGAAACAATGTTAACTGA
- the LOC138978840 gene encoding perilipin-2-like isoform X2 codes for MLELFHIHRERHPMYRQARMEHEQEQPEQIFTKLGELPMVNDAFSQVMDLYERTKGHNCIFRSYLGMVEYTAKVVAGTAVPRIYGTFQMPIDRANNYACEKLDTLESTFPIITRPTQEVMQETQEKYEQYWPYVEPVARPVLIPAKMAYKAGKTAVDVGTAVATTAMKPAVYAVRTGTAVTSAVVNTGKSAVSSMTSGFKATGEKMMDSGLDTALGKFIVEQADVSLDSIEKLMDFYLPAEKESNASNRKERVVELASRVHGAVLAKAKGDLVRAQLILGNFLQELVELVGHLVTLTKDGTQMACKELVDAVTRVWNKFVEYLPPDVAKSVLNVKERITTLVVFLIGKVGELFSQSALMASLAVQNISNLCSHFFTWCQSTPQLMKAGAGQLMKWIEVYLPELAKFIPTILEFLHNLLDKVVDALDVFGIAGMRRRRMLSSLQVDNEGENDEMEELN; via the exons ATGTTGGAGCTTTTTCACATCCATAGAGA GAGACATCCTATGTACCGACAAGCAAGGATGGAGCACGAACAAGAACAACCGGAGCAGATCTTCACCAAGCTGGGTGAACTGCCCATGGTCAACGATGCCTTCAGCCAGGTCATGGACCTGTATGAGCGCACCAAGGGACACAACTGCATCTTCCGTTCCTACCTTGGGATGGTGGAGTACACAGCTAAAGTTGTGGCTGGTACAGCTGTACCTAGGATTTATGGCACCTTTCAGATGCCCA TTGACCGAGCGAACAACTATGCATGCGAGAAGCTGGACACTCTGGAATCGACCTTCCCAATCATCACCCGCCCAACGCAAGAG GTGATGCAGGAGACTCAGGAGAAGTACGAGCAGTACTGGCCCTACGTGGAACCGGTGGCCAGGCCGGTGCTGATTCCCGCCAAGATGGCGTACAAGGCAGGAAAGACGGCCGTGGATGTTGGCACTGCTGTGGCTACCACTGCCATGAAGCCTGCTGTCTACGCTGTCAGGACTGGCACCGCTGTCACCTCGGCTGTTGTCAACACTGGCAAGTCAGCT GTGAGCAGCATGACCTCTGGCTTCAAGGCCACTGGGGAGAAGATGATGGACAGTGGCCTTGACACGGCTTTGGGCAAGTTCATTGTGGAGCAGGCCGATGTCAGCCTGGACAGCATTGAGAAGCTCATGGACTTCTATCTCCCCGCTGAGAAAG AGAGCAATGCCAGTAACCGTAAGGAGAGGGTGGTTGAGCTGGCCAGTCGTGTTCACGGCGCTGTGTTGGCAAAAGCCAAAGGAGATCTGGTTCGCGCCCAGTTGATCCTGGGAAATTTTTTGCAGGAATTGGTGGAACTCGTTGGTCAT CTGGTGACTTTGACGAAGGATGGAACTCAAATGGCTTGCAAAGAACTGGTTGATGCTGTCACGCGTGTGTGGAATAAGTTTGTTGAATACCTGCCTCCAGATGTGGCCAAATCT GTGCTGAACGTAAAAGAACGCATCACGACCCTGGTAGTGTTTCTGATCGGCAAGGTCGGGGAACTCTTCTCACAGTCCGCTCTCATGGCGTCCCTGGCCGTCCAGAACATCAGCAACCTGTGCTCGCACTTCTTCACATGGTGCCAGTCAACACCGCAACTGATGAAAGCG GGAGCAGGACAGTTGATGAAGTGGATTGAAGTGTACCTGCCCGAACTGGCCAAGTTCATCCCTACCATCCTTGAGTTCTTGCACAATCTGCTCGACAAAGTTGTTGACGCCTTGGATGTGTTT GGTATTGCTGGCATGAGAAGACGACGCATGCTTTCAAGCCTTCAAGTGGATAATGAAGGGGAAAATGATGAAATGGAAGAATTGAACTAA